ACTGAACTGCCTCTGTGACATATTTATTGGATGAGGGAAACGCATTCAACACGATGACGTGACTCTTCGCCGCTTACGAGGAAGGATTGAGCATCAGATTGCGAATGACGAGCGAGAGGACTTGCGAGCAGAATAACAATCCTGGCAGACCAAATGATAAACAGAAATTGGGTTGGACAGATAACGCAGCATCGATGCTAACATGCTGAGCCTGCCTGGGCTTcatgttttatgtatttatgctcGCTCCAACAAGGCTTCGCTGAACATgaacactgtttttgtttttcttttttccccctcaaacgACATTTGTACCTGAAAAGGCCCTGAAAGCTTTTAACTGCTGACCACCGGTGACAAATCTGCATTGCACAGCCAAGTGGAACTCATGACGTGTTCCTAATCAGATTTCAGCTGTGAGCGAGCGCACGTACGCGGAGTCCATAAATACGCGGGGGAACCgaaaacaaacaacatttttCCTCTGGCAAGAAAATGGGAAAATTGAACTTGGAATGGATCAAACAGCGTGCGGCCAATTGAGTTGCACCAGAATTGTCCGTGTCAGCTGTGATTTGAGGAGCTGCTAATTCGACACCCTTTCGCTCCAATTTCGGTCGTCACTAATCAGTGTTTTCAAATTAACGGGACTTCTAAGTTGTCACCAAATtgagtccctttttttttttttttttctctgttcacAATTACCTCCAAAAAACAGTCCAGCTTGTTTTGTTCATTAGCGCCGATTTCATGGGATTTACTCAAGACAAAAGAAGTAAAAGAACTCGTCAGCGTACGTACTGCTAGACAACAGGGTTGGGAGAAAAACAATTAATATTGCTGCAATAAATATTCGATACACTGACGGTCAATATCGATGtgatgtgtccagttgtgcactttcatttgtctcactttacaatgtttccAGTTTAAAGAcgaagaggcagtgaggcacgaTGCACAACTTTGTacagttttggcattgaataaatgcataattagacattttccgttttatgggcatttgttggctttttcagtcacatatcgtgatatattgctgcTTTTTATTTGGACAATATATTCGATAGATAtgatgtatcgtgatattatcgatatcgtgagccaaatattgAACCGTGGTTTCCCCGTATCGACaatcacacaaaataaaaatgtgtatgaTTGATAATCCGAAGGGATTGTACAAAAACCTCTTAACCACTTTCATGGCGCATTAGGAAGGAGTATAACAATCGCACTCACTCAAtgaatcgagaaaaaaaagcataaaattacaAAGAAGAAATTCACTGACTTTATCAATATTACGACTTGAACGTGTTAAGGGAAATAAATCAGAATCAGAATAAATCAAGTGAATGCATGAATCAATACGTGAAATGGAATTTGGAAATGTATGTAAATGAATGAACAAATACAGTAAATGAATGACTTAAAAAAGTCCAAAAGAACATAAAAAACTGGTTCAATTATATAAAGAAGTATTTGTATTACAACAGGAAAAAATAATCAAGAATTTTGTGTTTATGGCTGTATTAAGTCCTAATAATACATTCAATTTGTAGTGCACTTTTCACCAACATGATCTCAGAAAATGAAATCACATAAACCAAAAATAGGAAATGGAATGAAATATGATCGGCCTGTCTAAATCCAAAGCTGATTATGGGATGATTTGGAGTCCAAACCCGCTTTGTCGGTTTGTGAGCAACTGCAAGACAATCTTGGAAGAGAAACGTCGGGATGACGTCATGTATATGCGCCATTTGATGGACAGTCGACAGCGGAGGGccgaaatgtgtttttgtctgCATTTGAACCCTGAATTGTTTTCCCGCAGGGATCGTCCTGATGATGGCGCTGTGCGAGCAGGTGCACGTGTACGAGTACATCCCCTCCATGAGGAAGAGCGACCTGTGTCATTACTACGAGCGCTACTTCGACATGGCGTGCACTCTTGGCGCCTACCACCCCCTCCTGTACGAAAAGAGCCTGATCCAGCGCATCAACGGCGGCACGGAGGCCGACCTGCGGCGGAAGGGGCGGGTCACGCTGCCCGGCTTCCGCACCTTGGACTGCGACGTCTGAGGACGCCAGAGCGGACTCACTGAGCCCGCGTTACGTAACTCGGAGCTTTTGTGGGCCCCGAGCGGGCGCGGCGCAATAACGCCACCGGAGACGACCAGACAAGTTTTGGATTAGATTGAGGAAAAACACAAGCCATAGCCCGGCAGAGAGGCTTTGGCCAGAGCTTCTTTTCATCAAGATGTTCTTTTGGGGCGACATGCTGccgcgggaaaaaaaacaaacaaaaacaaaaaactctcttTCTGCTTTAGCTGAGCCACGTTAGCTGGGGAGCTAATTTAGCATAGGCACAGATTTTCAAGAGTTTCTAGAGAATTTTCAACAACGTTTTCATTGGTGTAaaggtgatttttgtttttgtttttttttaatagtcggTGTGGCTATCCACTTCAACTCTCGTATGGTTTTGTACTCATCTGATGTTGTTATTTGGCTTTGGGAAAATGGAAACGACCACTTCAGTCCCCCTCGATGCTCCATTTGCCTGTCGCATAACATTCAAATCCTGAACGTCCCTTTGGAGAGGAAGCGACGGAATGGATGAATTTCTTGTTTCAAATTGACGAAGAACTGTTGACTTTGTCTGCAGTTGgggtcagacttcctgtttgattggaTCAGACGATTAATAAGGACTGCTTGTTGACGACGGCTTGTTGATCttgcaagaagaagaaaaaatcctCTGTAAGCTAACAGTAGTGTTGGACAGGGAGCTCGATAGTCAAGTCGGTTATGGTCGGTTAGGAAAGTAGGTTGGTGACGTAAAGTAGGTCAAACGGGATACAAACAAACTGACAATCAGATTGAATTTGTTCAATTTCCTCGTAATGGCTCGCTTGAATCTCGGATGTGTCCAAAATATGATCCTGGCTGATTATCTCAGGAGGGAAGTGAAATTGTTTCCCATCAGTTCAATATTTCTGATGGCAAATTCTTTCAAGTGTTGTCAACAAAACGACTCGGTGATTTTGAAAGGTAattcttcaatttcttctttgtattttctGTAAGTGCGGATGCCCTGCGGTACCACGctcctctcacaggtcagtcttggtactacaacAGAAAATTGTTGGAGGGATTAGCGTTATGTGTGATGTGATGTGTTGCTCCtgtcaagtacaaaaaaaagaaaaaagctgtcGTTCCTACCCAAACTCGGAGTTTCCCtttgaatgttttcaaagtgcGACAAAGCGATGAGGCTAACGAAATCCACTTGGTCTCAATGGGCCGATCCCGTTGAAATGAGATGTTTTGAAAGATGAGCATATATGAAGAGGCGGTTGGGTAAGCGGCAGTCGATTGTGGAAGCGTGTCCACATGTCACGCACAGTAACGTGGACTCGCATTCGGCTTTCTCCCATCATCGACGGCTGCCTGCTTTCATGGTGAGCCTGTTAACCAAAACGGATATTTTGATGCGATGTTCGAGTCCGTCGTCACGGAGCTAAATCGCAAGCTGCTTTATTTGGGCTCAAATATTGGTCGGGCTTCGAGGAATGTGACCCGGTCAAAACATTTGCACTCTCTGTCCGAGGGgatttgatttatgatgtttttctTCCTGTTAGTGCTCCAATGGGCAGCATTTTTCTTGCCcataagagattttttttcttctttttttaagacagaaaAATGTGTGCTACTGTTCAGAAATGCTCCTGAAGCAAGTGTTGGTTGCTTGATAACAGAAGTGAATTTGATATTAAATGTAAGAACTTGGCTCTGGTCATTAAAAGATGATTCTCAATGATAGCTGTATGAAAtactgtatttcctcaaatagtggcctaGTAACTGGAAGCAACTgcttgttgctaaccaaaacagcagcacctctgCAGTTTCCCAGATGACATGAATGGACATGTTCCTTGCTTGCCACGACAAGTTTGCGGTTGAGCTGCTGTTAGCGTTAGCACGTCCGGCGTTTAGCTTTGCAGCCACTTCTGCACAATTTTGTGTGCGTCCGTCTTTGTGTTGTGGCGAGCAAATTCCATCCAGCTTGTTTCCTTTCTCACAATTTTTCTTTGCTATCTATTGTAATGTatcatatttgatttatttgtgaaatatgattcCAATTGGTATATAAACGTATACATAACATTtccaccaaaacaaatcagtgacagctcattttaaagaaagactttatatatatatatcagaatGTAGAATTTTTGCtgaaaatgatatttttttctattcttctcatttttagttcctgatcgtaattTGGCCACAGAGTGGAAAGCATGCTTTGGTATTCTTCATTCTTCGGTACTCACACATCCCTCGTATATGATATTTCCCCTAAATAATTGCCCCTCGGCCACTAGATGAGAAAATAAAGTATCGTTGATACTTTAATGTGGGATTGGGATGTAtggatcaaatcaaatcaaatcaaatctttgccttgcaaaataaaagcaagaTTGCATACAATCAATAACTTGTAGTGACCAGCTTGAAACATGAAAGTATTGCGTCACattgacacacaaaaaatcgGTGAATCCATAACTGATCAGTGGATTAATTGTCGGTTATAACTGTGTCGACGGACGGCCTTCGTACAACTGGAATATCGGCAACATTGGAGAGATGCAGCCACTTCCAGAAGCAAAATAATACATCTAATATTTGTATCGTGGACTGTAAAGTTTGGACTCCTTAGCAACCAATTTTGGAACAAATGTATTCAATCAGAAGGTGTTTTTTAATAGCTGAGGGCAAATGGAGCTTTTTGCAATGAAATTGCTCAAGATGAAACTTGAACGCTCCTGCTGTGGATTTGATTTCTGACATTGAGAATCGTGTACAAAATGTACGTTGGTGAAGAACGTGGCATGCAAAGCAGGTGGGCGGGGCCAGGCGTGTCTTCAAACTGTCTGTGCTGTATTGtgagatgtatttatttgtttcttcTGCGTGGTGGCGGCCATTTGCATGCTTTGGTCTGGCTGCAAATAACTGCCTCGTCGCAATTATTTCATCTTCGCCTCATACGCTTGTGCCAATttctgggtggggggggggtcaactTTTGATACGACCTGTGGTGAAATTTGAGGGACGGTGCACCTCACTGCCTGTGACAACATCTTTTGTGGTGCAGAAGAAGAAGTGAAGCGACACCACATTCGCTCCCAACAGCCTTATCGGGCCTTtgcacatttcattttcttCCTCATTAACACACTTGAATGGATCTTTGCATTTGTACGATTGTTGATTTTCTAACAATGTCAATAAAGTTGTGGACTCACCTGCTTGTTCATGAGGATGTAAATGAGCGGGTTGATGACGGTGCTGCTCTTGGCCAGCAGCGACGGCACCACGCTGGCCACGGGGCTGATGACGTCAGGCGGACCGAAGGTGGCCATCATGGCCACCACGCCGTACGGCATCCAGCACAGCAGGTAGCACGCCGCCGTGGTCAGGACCATGAACAGGATGTGGTACTCTCGCCTTCGGGCCGCCGTCTTGCGGATCTTTCCCACCTGCGCAATCAGGAATTGTACCGTTTCAACATCTGGATGGAAACACAGCAACGTAACAAACCAAATCAAACATCCCCAGAAGAGCAGCGGGGTCTTTTCCTGGAGGGCACTTCAGGCACACGAAGACAAACATGGAAAGTCACCGAGATGAGGTGCTTTCATCTGAGAATGATCCTCGGCGGCCAGATGGGCGCTCGAGGGAATAAATCCCCCGTAATACGCTCACAGTTGAGAAGGATTGCAACGCCAGTTCAGAATATCTTTGAAGCATGTTCTCGCATACAGCAAATCATTACatggaatttgatgctttttttttgagcagcTTCTTCAGGCCATCTTGCGCGGGATGTTTCAAGTCATCAGACTTACTTGGATTGTTGTtatgattatttgattttttcagGTAAATCTGCAATATAaagcacatttattttaaaacggTGGAGATGAATGTGCTGAATTGTGGGGCTTCGTCATGTTTTATACTTAGTCAGTCATATAGGAAAAACTTACAAGCCATCCAAGAGgcaaaaaaatggtaaaaaaacaacaacaaaacaaatggaGCAACTCATTGCTTTTAGGTCAAACTGCCAGGTATGAACGAAACATGAATTCAGTAATTGTAAGTGAAGGCTAAACTTTCTTCTTGAATTAAAAATGGCTTATGCACACTTGAAAGTCATTCCAgtgataaaaaaagaagaagaaggcctGAGACCTGATGCAGTATTTTGTCACCCCAaaaacatggggaaaaaaaaaggactttgcATTCATAATATAGTGACTAAAAAAGGGGTATTGATGTTTTACTCTGCTAAACGCGGAAGATAATCATTCTTCTTTCATGGAGGTcttcagaaatcagtgaacaattactgttgatatgtcaTGCGATCCATTTGAAATGAGAAAATGGCTCCAAAGGATTCAAATGGATGCCGATTGATTTGATAATTGATGAGCTGCCGCCGAAGAATCTATCAATTTTGACATCTCTCGTCCTAcccgtcatccattcatccgtccAATTGATGCGCCCTCAGACAATCAAAATGGCCCCTTGCAACACCAACGCGGGTGCGAGTCAAGCGGTCGCTGGCGTTGCTTTCTGGCATCTCCCACAGAGTTTCTACCTGTTTGACAGCCCAGAGCAGCCTGCCGTAGCAGTAGATCATGACCAGGACAGGCAAGGCCAGGCAGAAGACGAAGAGGCAGATGATGTACGCGTGCGACTGGGCGCTCTGGAGCGTCCAGGAGACGGAGCAGCTGGTTCCGGCTCCCTCGATGTCGTAGCCGCTCCAGCCCAAGAGCGGCGGCACCGTCCACAACAAAGAGTAGAGCCACGAGCCGCCCACGGCCAGCAGCGGCTTGCGGTAGTCGGGACCGCTCTTGTTGTACACCGTCAAAGTGCTGTAGCGGTCGTATGAGAGGATCACCAGAGAAATCAGCGACACGATACCTGCAGAATGTGCAGACAAAACAAAAGCGCTCCCATGTAGCAGTGCGCTGATAGCGATACTAATATATAGCATAACaatcatgattaatgtgattggaaaaagaaacaaaaaaaatgccccgAATTGCAGAAATTGCCACCATTGTTAGAAGCGTTGTAATTTTGTGAAATCTTGCCAGCTAACAAACAAAGCCTTCATCtgttcaaaatatttcaaaacgaTTCTCGCTTGCAGCCCCTCCAGGCTGCTGCTGTTGACATTCGTGTCATGTGTCTGgtgagaaacaaaaacaacaacaacaacattgctgTCGGGATGCGAATGGCGATggctgagcacaaaaaaaagcccTTTTTATAATTGCACTTGGAGTGCAGGAACTAAGACACATGGACTTTAACATTCATCATTATTAGTATTGTTTTTGCTCCCCGTAGTTGATAGAATGCAGATTTTTGCATGTTGTCAATATGAAACGGTGACCGACAAAACATCCCGTTGACTTCTCTTCTTTACTCTTTTGAACGATTTTCCATTGCCTTCAGCTTCTCTATAACGCCACAAATGGAAATGAACCGCTCGCAAGTGCTGATAAgggatgtctgccatctagcgtTGAACGCTGTTATTGCAACTTAAAACTGATCAGTTGTGGCATATTTTCTGTGTCCTCTGTGAGAATCAACTACGAAAGCAAATATTGCTGTAGTTTTGAGTCGTAGTAGTTGTGTAAGTCTTCTTACTGGATGACTTTTGCAGTGCCAAGGCCttgttgtctttttattttatgtatttcttttttttatgtacaattatgcaTAATTTGCGCTGAACGCCAGTGTGGTGCAATTGTTTTCAAGACTCACAAAACTATTTCAAGActattaataaagtataattactttattattattattttttacattttcgggatgtctgcattcagtttcatcacaaaaacagaaaaaaaagtaaaataaataaataaataaatggacatatgtgtttgtttttttttacatatttatttatttatttgattatgaTGCAATTCAAACGATATACTTTacatgttttaaataaatactctaattattattaatttaaagtaattaaactttattaatactaaATGCATAAACCTGAGGATTTTGGATTTATTAGATtaatgaatatgtatcatataAGGTTTTTTATTGGTAGGTTTGTGTTT
The Festucalex cinctus isolate MCC-2025b chromosome 11, RoL_Fcin_1.0, whole genome shotgun sequence DNA segment above includes these coding regions:
- the tmtops2b gene encoding teleost multiple tissue opsin 2b isoform X2, which translates into the protein MDARMFSGPAALNSSGSNLSADQADQARLSPAGFAVLSVVLGFIMTFGFLNNLVVLLLFCKFKKLRTPVNMLLLNMSVSDMLVCVFGTTLSFASSIRGRWLLGASGCSWYGFINSCFGIVSLISLVILSYDRYSTLTVYNKSGPDYRKPLLAVGGSWLYSLLWTVPPLLGWSGYDIEGAGTSCSVSWTLQSAQSHAYIICLFVFCLALPVLVMIYCYGRLLWAVKQVGKIRKTAARRREYHILFMVLTTAACYLLCWMPYGVVAMMATFGPPDVISPVASVVPSLLAKSSTVINPLIYILMNKQMFPNQALEQTTQDCVKAVHDMQQVIRRSFSLLPANESALSDDLCSIASNASL